Below is a window of Dehalococcoidales bacterium DNA.
AATGCGCTGGCATTGATAAATAATAGTGGCAAACAACGTGTCCTCGGAACAGCAGCAGTGGCAATAATCAGCTTGTGGGTTTTTATCCTGGTTATGCATATAACGCATCCCGAAATAATGTTTCTGCCATGGCAGCTATCATATGCTATGGTGAGCGCGTGTGCTGCCAGAATTACGGGTATGATACTTGTTATCGTGGGCTTTGTGCTATATATTAATGCCTGGAGGATACTGGGTAACGCGTGGAGAATTGGTAGTGACGAGAAAGGACATTCATCTCTCGTAATAAGCGGCGTCTACGCACTGTCAAGAAATCCGATATATGTCTTCTACTGCCTGTATTTCGTCGGTACATTCTTGATGAATGGTACTTCCATTTTCCTAATACTAGCAATATTGCTAACGATTACATTGCATCACCTGATTATCGAGGAGGAAAAATTCTTAGCCGCTAGATATGGAAACAAGTACAAGCAATACCAGTCGAACACCCGCCGTTACTTCACTTTCAGTAAATTAGTATCTCCCATCACTCCCTCTAAAAATCTCAGGAGGACCATTAAGATTGAGGAATAGGATTATAAATGAGTATGCTGATTAAGGATCCCCTACAAGTCTTTCATCAAAGTAAGACACCGGCAGGCCTATACGCTAGACAAAAATGGCTTGATCAAGGCGGAACAAATTCGTGGCGCCGTGATTTTGACAGTACCGTAGCATTATTGAACTATGGTCAGATGCCAAACGGTTCTTGGGGAGATTCTGTAGTTAATACGGTACGCCACCTCTTTGATCTGCACCTGACGGTACGTAAGTCAAACAGATCCGTTGATGCCGGTATAGATTGGTTGACAGCATCAATGCCGTCCCTGACTTCTGTCTGCGGGGATTACCATCGGGAGCACATTACGGCAGAAAATCTTCGTGGAATACCGTTTTCTCCCTGCCGTTTTGATGTCTTTAGTATGACATCGGCTCTATTTTTAGCGACCGTGTTTGGGCGGGACCATGACCGTCAAGTTATCGATGCCTATGACCACCTGGACCGAGAGATTGTTCGTAAAGACGGATACCTTTACGGTTGGTCGTGCTTGAGTAACTTACTCCGTGCCTTAGTAGTCAATGACAAATACTCAAACAGTAGATCAACAGAACTAATAGTTCAAGTCCTGAGTAGAATTCAGACTCCTGAAGGGGAATGGCAGGGAAAGGTTCCTTTCTACCTTACCCTAAATGCTCTAGCACACCTGGATATGCCGATAGCTAACTCCCAAGTCGACTCTGCGCTGAAAAGAATCTATAGAACACAGTCACGAAACGGGAGCTGGGGGAAAGCAGAACCTGAGTTCGCCACATTTCTCGTGGTTCATACGTTGAAGCGTAAGGGCATACTTTAATAAAAGTGCCGACCATGAACTAAGAATCCTAGGATAGTCTTGGGTTGGTACGAAGTTACTAATAGTAATCGGTAGTGGCTAATATGCCCTGAATATAATCTTAATTCAGAACGGGGAATAATATGCTAGTCATAATAGAATGTCCCTCTTCTCAGACTGAGGGCACCATGCCCCTGGTTGATTCAAGCTACAAGGGACCG
It encodes the following:
- a CDS encoding isoprenylcysteine carboxylmethyltransferase family protein — protein: MDIFWDYLQIGILIAFTSLVLGRVIYERFRGINALALINNSGKQRVLGTAAVAIISLWVFILVMHITHPEIMFLPWQLSYAMVSACAARITGMILVIVGFVLYINAWRILGNAWRIGSDEKGHSSLVISGVYALSRNPIYVFYCLYFVGTFLMNGTSIFLILAILLTITLHHLIIEEEKFLAARYGNKYKQYQSNTRRYFTFSKLVSPITPSKNLRRTIKIEE